CCATGATGATCGCAAAAACAAATGCGAGTATCGTCCCACCTAAAGCTCCCTCCCATGTTTTCTTAGGGGAAATTCTTTCAAATAGTTTTCGCTTTCCAAACTTTACACCAGCAAAATATGCTCCTGTATCACTAGCCCACTGAATAAAAAGTGCCCCAATGATGATTTGAAAGCTGTAGGTACCGTTGTAAAAAACTGCAATATGCAGTAATGCAAATGGTGCTGCCACGTAAATAATACCTAAAAAAGTATAGGCTATGTTAGTAAATGGCTTTTTGTCATTCTTTTTGTAAAGCTTTACAAAGTAAACAGTAGATGCAATCGGTGCAATGGCGAAGTATATTCTTGGATCCAAATGCTCTGCATACACTAAAAATGTAATGCTGTAAATTGAAAGGCCGGTTATAGTTCCCCAAAATTTCAACGGGAGCATCCCGTCTAAGCCAACGAGCTTGTAAAACTCTAATTGGGTCAAAGCGCAAAGTATAAAGAATACTATAAAATAGGTCCACTCACTATAAATTATAGCCGAAAGAATTATTGCTACCCCCAATAATGCTGCTATAATCCTTTGGGTTAAATTATTGTATTTACTCAAATTTGATATCATCTTCAATTAGTTTAATCGCCCGCATTACCTCGTCCACTGTAACTGCGATTTCGTAATAGCCAAACAGATAGGCTGAATCTTTTTTATCTACAATAATGGCATGCAATTCCTTATCCTGCAAATAATCCTTTACGATTTGCGCCTGATAAAGCTTATCCGTTTTGAAAACAGTCTTCCAATTCTTCATTCCTGCGCTGTTCCCTTCATAAATTTCTTAAAATAAAAGAAAAAAACGAGACAAGCGAATAAGCCGATAATTGAAACATACAATGGAACTGCTGTGTCTACTTCCATCGGGTCAAAATCTTCAACATACTTTGGTCCGAAATACATCACCACCACTGCCAAACCATTATTAACAAAATGTGCTAAAATAGGATACCATATATTCCCTGAATAAAGATAAATGTAACCGAACAGGGCTCCTAATAAAATTCTTGGCACCACTCCAAAGAACTGCATATGAAAGGCTCCAAAAATGATAGCACTAATCCAAATGGCTAAATGCGCATTTTTGGTAGCTGCTTGTATTTTATTTTGCAAAAGACCTCTAAAAACTAGTTCCTCACCAACTGCAGGTAATATTCCTATGATGACCAAAGCAATTAACATTTCCCCAAAACTTCCATAAGAACTAAGCAATTCTGTGAGTTGCATCAGGCGATCTTCCATGTTTCTGGCCCATTCTCCAAAGCCTTTCATAAATTCCGGGAATTCAATGTTCATATTCCACTCTATAACTATGGAATTGAAAATCATAAAAGAAAAGGTGGTCAATACAATCAAAATTGATGGCTGTAAACCAACATTCCTGTTATTGAAATAAGTTTTCAAGCTCATTTTGTCCATCACTTTAATAAAAAAGAGTGCAAACAAAGTGAA
This is a stretch of genomic DNA from Marivirga harenae. It encodes these proteins:
- a CDS encoding phosphatidate cytidylyltransferase, translated to MISNLSKYNNLTQRIIAALLGVAIILSAIIYSEWTYFIVFFILCALTQLEFYKLVGLDGMLPLKFWGTITGLSIYSITFLVYAEHLDPRIYFAIAPIASTVYFVKLYKKNDKKPFTNIAYTFLGIIYVAAPFALLHIAVFYNGTYSFQIIIGALFIQWASDTGAYFAGVKFGKRKLFERISPKKTWEGALGGTILAFVFAIIMAANFDEIADWQWLCIAGIIVIAGTYGDLVESLFKRSIEVKDSGSIIPGHGGFLDRFDGLLLSAPFISAFLMLFE
- a CDS encoding putative signal transducing protein is translated as MKNWKTVFKTDKLYQAQIVKDYLQDKELHAIIVDKKDSAYLFGYYEIAVTVDEVMRAIKLIEDDIKFE
- a CDS encoding CPBP family intramembrane glutamic endopeptidase, encoding MNSLKHNNPQILHKNPWTSIFYLVLLFLAWNLFSQLIGTGIAVVVAGVDFMESQKLLEPPFSANSKLFMYVAQGISHFLGFTLFALFFIKVMDKMSLKTYFNNRNVGLQPSILIVLTTFSFMIFNSIVIEWNMNIEFPEFMKGFGEWARNMEDRLMQLTELLSSYGSFGEMLIALVIIGILPAVGEELVFRGLLQNKIQAATKNAHLAIWISAIIFGAFHMQFFGVVPRILLGALFGYIYLYSGNIWYPILAHFVNNGLAVVVMYFGPKYVEDFDPMEVDTAVPLYVSIIGLFACLVFFFYFKKFMKGTAQE